A portion of the Pseudomonas sp. PSE14 genome contains these proteins:
- the cysD gene encoding sulfate adenylyltransferase subunit CysD gives MLSHLQRLEAESIQIIREVVAECENPVMLYSIGKDSAVMLHLAMKAFAPGKPPFPLLHVDTTWKFREMIEFRDQTARRLGLELLVHINPEGVERGINPFEHGSALHTDIWKTQGLKQALDHYGFDAAFGGARRDEEKSRAKERVFSIRSEQHRWDPKQQRPELWKLYNTRKRKGESLRVFPLSNWTELDIWQYIFLEQIPIVPLYFAKERPVVRRDGTLIMVDDDRLPLRDGETPEMRKVRFRTLGCYPLTGAIDSDADDLSAIIQEMLVSRTSERQGRLIDSDSAGSMEKKKQEGYF, from the coding sequence ATGTTGAGTCATCTGCAACGGCTGGAAGCGGAAAGCATCCAGATCATCCGCGAAGTGGTCGCCGAGTGTGAGAACCCGGTGATGCTCTACTCCATCGGCAAGGACAGCGCAGTGATGCTGCACCTGGCGATGAAGGCCTTCGCCCCGGGCAAGCCGCCCTTCCCCCTGCTGCACGTGGACACCACCTGGAAGTTCCGCGAAATGATCGAGTTCCGCGACCAGACCGCCAGGCGCCTGGGCCTGGAGCTGCTGGTGCACATCAACCCCGAGGGCGTCGAGCGCGGCATCAACCCCTTCGAGCACGGCTCGGCGCTGCACACCGACATCTGGAAGACCCAGGGCCTGAAGCAGGCGCTGGACCACTACGGCTTCGACGCGGCCTTCGGCGGCGCGCGCCGCGACGAGGAGAAATCACGGGCCAAGGAGCGGGTGTTCTCGATCCGCTCCGAGCAGCACCGCTGGGACCCCAAGCAACAGCGCCCCGAGCTCTGGAAGCTCTACAACACGCGCAAACGCAAGGGCGAGAGCCTGCGGGTGTTCCCGCTGTCGAACTGGACCGAACTGGACATCTGGCAATACATCTTCCTGGAACAGATCCCCATCGTGCCGCTGTATTTCGCCAAGGAGCGCCCGGTGGTGCGCCGCGACGGCACCCTGATCATGGTCGACGACGACCGCCTGCCGCTGCGCGACGGGGAGACCCCGGAAATGCGCAAGGTGCGCTTCCGCACGCTGGGCTGCTACCCGCTCACCGGTGCCATCGACAGCGACGCCGACGACCTGTCGGCAATCATCCAGGAGATGCTCGTCAGCCGCACCTCCGAACGCCAGGGCCGCCTGATCGACAGTGACTCGGCCGGCTCCATGGAGAAGAAGAAACAAGAGGGGTACTTCTGA
- a CDS encoding SRPBCC domain-containing protein produces the protein MSTEKNLVRSLSVEIAAPAELVWSILVDLPSYPQWNPYTVKVESSLRLGEPVNLFLPDPTRPGELLHVVEYLADFEPHRLLAWEMIASADNPDAARREQIIESTGPNSCRYQTTDQFLGPTADQVMANHGPWVKQGFDAVALAVKARAEALNAVPA, from the coding sequence ATGAGCACAGAGAAGAACCTGGTGCGCTCGCTGAGCGTGGAGATCGCGGCGCCTGCCGAGCTGGTCTGGTCGATCCTGGTCGACCTGCCGAGCTATCCGCAGTGGAACCCCTACACCGTCAAGGTGGAATCGAGCCTGCGCCTGGGCGAGCCGGTCAACCTGTTCCTGCCCGACCCAACCCGTCCCGGCGAGTTGTTGCACGTGGTCGAGTACCTGGCCGACTTCGAACCTCACCGCCTGCTCGCCTGGGAAATGATCGCCAGCGCCGACAACCCGGACGCCGCGCGGCGCGAACAGATCATCGAGAGCACCGGCCCGAACAGCTGCCGCTACCAGACCACCGATCAGTTCCTCGGCCCTACCGCCGATCAGGTGATGGCCAACCATGGCCCGTGGGTCAAGCAGGGCTTCGACGCCGTGGCCCTGGCGGTCAAGGCGCGTGCCGAAGCATTGAACGCGGTACCGGCCTGA
- a CDS encoding DUF1214 domain-containing protein, protein MPTDRIEHEVISGESWNLFCEQLRRSGEQILRAEAPADGQTRAEGFRYLTRLLRIALEMHLEFADPDFPGFITPSHETAKIGADNPDNLYRYARLNGEHQYRVSGSRGSVFYLSFGTQKGGYETDGKMIQTGFIDASQLQLDADGNFEIILSQHRPALGNWLPMEAASNALVVRQTFLDRAAEQPAQLRIERLDGAQAPDPLTPQRLQQGLTRAASFVEGTARLFADWAQGYQAHANQLPLADQALCQSVGGDPNIIYYHSYWALAEDEALVIEVDRVPECDFWNLQINNYWMESLDYRYHRICLNKHSAQLDGEGGVRIVLSARDPGLPNWLETAGHPHGTLCLRWVGAKQPMHPTTRVLKLAELKDLV, encoded by the coding sequence ATGCCCACAGACAGGATCGAACACGAGGTCATCAGCGGCGAAAGCTGGAACCTCTTCTGCGAACAACTGCGCCGCAGCGGCGAACAGATACTGCGCGCCGAGGCGCCCGCCGACGGGCAGACCCGCGCCGAAGGCTTCCGCTACCTGACCCGGCTCTTGCGCATCGCCCTGGAAATGCACCTGGAGTTCGCCGACCCGGACTTCCCCGGCTTCATCACGCCCTCCCACGAGACGGCGAAGATCGGCGCCGACAACCCGGACAACCTGTACCGCTACGCCCGCCTCAATGGCGAGCACCAGTACCGCGTCAGCGGCAGTCGGGGCAGCGTGTTCTACCTGAGCTTCGGCACCCAGAAGGGCGGCTACGAGACCGACGGCAAGATGATCCAGACCGGCTTCATCGACGCCAGCCAGCTGCAGCTCGACGCCGATGGCAACTTCGAGATCATCCTCAGTCAGCACCGGCCGGCCCTTGGCAACTGGCTGCCGATGGAGGCCGCGAGCAACGCGCTGGTGGTGCGCCAGACCTTCCTCGACCGCGCCGCCGAGCAGCCGGCGCAACTGCGCATCGAGCGCCTGGACGGCGCCCAGGCTCCCGATCCGCTGACCCCGCAGCGCCTGCAGCAGGGGCTGACCCGCGCCGCCTCGTTCGTCGAGGGCACCGCGCGGCTGTTCGCCGACTGGGCCCAGGGCTACCAGGCCCACGCCAACCAGCTGCCGCTGGCGGACCAGGCGCTGTGCCAGTCGGTCGGCGGCGACCCGAACATCATCTACTACCACTCCTACTGGGCGCTGGCCGAGGACGAGGCGCTGGTGATCGAGGTCGACCGGGTGCCCGAGTGCGACTTCTGGAACCTGCAGATCAACAACTACTGGATGGAGTCGCTGGACTACCGCTACCACCGCATCTGCCTGAACAAGCATTCGGCGCAGCTCGACGGAGAGGGCGGCGTGCGCATCGTCCTCAGCGCTCGCGACCCGGGCCTGCCCAACTGGCTGGAAACCGCTGGCCACCCCCACGGCACCCTCTGTCTGCGCTGGGTTGGCGCGAAGCAGCCGATGCACCCGACGACCCGCGTGCTCAAGCTCGCCGAACTCAAGGACCTGGTGTGA